In a single window of the Chiloscyllium punctatum isolate Juve2018m chromosome 25, sChiPun1.3, whole genome shotgun sequence genome:
- the LOC140495919 gene encoding ubiquitin-like protein 3 → MASTSVDKINLRLILVSGKTQEFMFSPNDSAADIAKYVYENWPMDWDEEQVSSPSILRLIYQGRFLHGNVTLGALKLPPGRMTVMHLVARETLPEPNSQGQRNREKTGESNCCMIL, encoded by the exons ATAAACTTGCGCCTTATTCTAGTTAGTGGGAAGACACAAGAGTTCATGTTTTCACCAAACGATTCTGCTGCAGATATTGCCAAATATGTCTATGAAAACTGGCCCATGG ACTGGGATGAAGAACAAGTTAGTAGCCCCAGCATTCTCCGGCTCATTTACCAAGGAAGGTTTTTACATGGAAATGTTACCTTGGGGG CTCTGAAGCTTCCTCCTGGAAGGATGACAGTGATGCACTTAGTTGCCAGAGAGACATTGCCAGAACCCAACTCCCAAG GTCAAAGAAATCGGGAGAAGACTGGAGAAAGCAATTGCTGTATGATTTTGTGA